The Balneolaceae bacterium genomic interval AGCATCTCCACTTATAAAAGTTCTCGATTGCGAAACAGATAAAATGGGCCGGGCAATGGTCAACAGAAACCTCACAATTCCCGGTTCAGACAGTATTTTTGTGATTGGTGATGCCGCTCACTTTAAGGATGAGGATGGTAATCCGCTGCCCGGACTTGCACCCGTGGCTCTTCAGATGGGGCGATATGTGGGGATCTCATCAAAAGCGATAAACCTGTAAATAATGCGAAACCATTTCATTATGTGGATAAGGGAACCATGGCCACCATCGGGCGGGCTGAAGCCGTGGCTGAAGTTCGCGGATTTACATTCAGCGGATTCATTGCATGGCTACTTTGGTGTTTCATCCACATCTTTCCTGATTGGTTTCAGAAATCGGTTTCGCGTATTTGCCGAATGGAGTTGGTACTACATTACATTTAAACGAGGGGTAAGGTTGATTACTGGGAGGGTTGAGGATAAATCGCCATAAACAATAAACTTGCATGGTTATGAAAATCGGCTCGAGGCGAGCCGTGGTACTTACACAGCAAACGACGACCCACAGCCACAAGATTCGCTGGCATTCGGATTATCAAACGTAAAACCACGAGCATCCAACCCATCGGGATAGTCAATCTCAATTCCCTCGAGATACATCATATGTTTTGGATTGATGATGATTTCCATTCCCTGGCTTTCAACCACTTTATCTTCATCCGTTTTGATATCAAATCCAAGCTTATAGCTCAGGCCGGAGCATCCGCCACCTTCCACTGCTACTCGCAGATATAGATTCTCCTCCAGGCTCTCATTTTTTTTGATCTCACGAACCTGTCTGGCAGCTCGTTCAGTCAGCATTACCGGTTTTTGGTTGGTTGTTTTTACTGCTTGTTCCGGTTCGGCGGCCGTACTTTCGTCTTCATCAACTTCATCTATTAAAGACGAAATTACATCATCTAAATTTTCTTCTTCAAGAGCCATAGGTTACTTCGTTGTGTGTGAAAATGTATAATAATCAGTTTCTGATCGATTAAAAAGTTTTAGTACCCCGGCACTCACTAAGTTAACGAGAATTTTTGAGGCACGATAGGTCGTAACATTTATCAGTTGGGAGTATTTTAAAACGGTGATCTCCCCATATTCATTCAGATATCGAAAGAGCATCTGCTCGCGCTCACCATATTCAAACGTAACACCTTCATCCGAATATTTCATTTTCAGAATTTCAGCTTGCTCATCGCTTGCCAGAACACTTTTATCGTCCCGCCGAACAAATACAAGTCTCTTCTTCTTGCTTTTGTTGTAAACGGGTTTTTTTTCTGCTTCAGGTACTCTAACCACCATCACATCCTGGTTTCCGCAATGAATCAATTCAATTTCTATCTTTACAGCCGGTACACAGCGTTCATAAGCAGCTTTATGAAGCACATACTCCTCTTCAAAATATGCTCTCACACCTGTTATATTTTTGTGATCATCAACCCCAATAAGAATAGTTCCGCCATTTGAATTTGCAAATGCGCCAATTTCACGTGCAATTTTATTTTCTGAAGGAGTCGTCTTTTTAAACTCAAGATACATTCCTTCACCCGTTTGAATCAGATTACGAAGATCTGATGGGGTCATGCTGGAAATGGTGATTTCTCCGTTTGGCAGCATCATAGTATTAAAATTTTATTGAAAATCGGGGTTCGATTTGAATTCCTTATGAAGAGTAAGCAAGAGTCATAAGGGGATTAACCTGGCCATCAGAATGTAGGCTCAGATCATAATTTCATCTTTGGCATTCCGGGTCATTAGTTCGTTCACAGCGTCTTTGGGGTCCATATTTTCAAATAATACTTTGAAAACAGCATTTGTAATTGGCATTTCAACATTATTCCGTCGGGACCATTGAGTCACGGATTTTGCTGTTTTCACACCTTCCGCTATCATATTCATCCCCGATGTGATTTCAACTAACGACTTTCCCTGCCCAATGTTATATCCCACATAACGATTTCGGCTATGCTCGCTTGTGCAGGTTACAATCAGATCACCCATTCCTGTCAGGCCAGAAAATGTATCCTGCGAAGCACCGAGAGCACATCCCATTCGTTTCATTTCGTGGAGTCCCCGGGTCATAAGTGCAGCTTTGGCGTTATCTCCAAGTTCGGCTCCATCGATAATTCCCGCTGCAATGGCCATAATATTTTTCAATGCTCCGCCAATCTCAGCGCCTAAAATATCGTGATTCAGATACACCCTGAACATGGGGGTCATAAAGGTTTCCTGGATAATGCGGGCTGCCCTCTGTGAATAAGCAGATGCAGTGATTGCCGTTGGCTTGAACTTACTGACCTCCTCGGCATGACTGGGACCGGTTAGGATTCCTATTTGATCCTCCAAAACAACTCCATCTAACACATCAACCAAAATCTGTGAGGGGGTCATTAAACTATCTTGTTCAATTCCCTTTGCAACAGATACGACAATTTCATCACCGGTAAAAAAATCCCTGGCTTTTCCCGCAACTTCGCGAAGTGCATGGGATGGAGTTGCAAACACAACCATTTCAGAATCTTGAATAGTTTCTTGAATGGTATAACTGGCACTTACCGCTTTTGGAAGTTCCACATCAGAGATATACTCCGGATTCAATCCATTTTGGTTAATACCTTCAACCACCTCTTTCTCTCGTGCCCAAATAGTAATGGAATAACCGCTGTGTCCTAAAACAACGGCAATGGCAGTTCCAAAACTTCCCGCTCCTATAATGCTGATTTTCTTCACGCTGCAGTTTGTTGTTCTTTATTGAGTCTGCCTTTTGCCGGCTTGAATGAATTGACCCTGTTTTCGGTACCGTTTAGCAACCGTTTAATATTTCCTTTGTGTTTAACGATAATTGCAATAGCAAGCGCACTGCTAAACAAGAGTATACTTCCGTCAATATCCCAACCAATTCCATATCTCAGAATAAGTTGCGTGATTGGGTATGTAAGAGCACCGAAAATTGACCCAACTGAAACATAACGGGTTGAAAACATCAGGATCAAAAATACTGCTAATGAAATACTTATGGAGATAGGCTCTATTCCGTATAGCATCCCGCAAGCTGTAGCTGCGCCTTTTCCGCCCGAAAAATTAGCATAAACCGGAAACATATGCCCAACAACGGCTGCCACACCACAAATAATTAAAAGCATCGGTTCCAGCTCCCATCCCGGATATAAAGCAATGGGTCCATCACCTATTCTCCAGGCGAGCTTGCTTACCAAAGTGGTACACAGCAATCCTTTTCCAAAATCAAAGAGTAAAACAGAAGTACCTGCTTTCCAACCTAAAATTCTGAATGTATTTGTTGCACCGGCATTTCCGCTGCCGTGGTCACGAATATCTACTTTGAAGAATAGTTTTCCAGTCCAGAGTGAGCTGGGAATAGCTCCAATCAAGTAACTGACTGTTATTACAACTACGAGTGACAGCATTGGCAGCGTTTCCGTTTAATATTTACTGTTATAAAATATAAGTGAACGAATCTGCAGAACCGAACTGATCAGATAAAAATATCAGACATGCCGTTCGGCGTGATAAGAAGAGCGAACAAGGGGACCGCTTTCCACATGCTCGAGCCCTAACGTCTCTCCAATTTCTTTATACTCTGCAAATTGGTCGGGGTGTACCCATTCTACCACGGGATGATGCATCTTGGTTGGCTGCATATACTGCCCGATAGTCAATACATCAGCATCATGATCAACACAATCCTGCATCAACTGAATAACCTCTTCACGGGTTTCTCCGAGCCCAACCATAATTCCGGTTTTTGTGCGAAGGCCCTGATCTTTACACCGTTTCAGAAGTTCGAGAGATCGTTCATATTTCGCCTGTGGGCGAACATTTCTGTAGAGTCTTGGAACAGTTTCCAAGTTGTGGCTCAACACATCGGGCGGGGTGTCAATTACAATTTGCAGGGCATCCCAAACGCCACGAAAATCGGGAATAAGCGATTCGATCGTTACACCTTCAATCATTTCACGCAAAACCTTATGGGTTTCTGCAAAAATCGGTGCACCACCATCTTTTCGTTCATCCCGGTTTACAGATGTAAGAACAACATGCTTTAATTGCATTTTTTTTGCAGCATCAGCCACTCGCTGCGGCTCATCCCAATCTAAATCTTCCGGCGGACGACCTGTTTTTACCGCACAAAATGAACAGGAACGTGTACAAACATCTCCCAAAATCATAAAAGTGGCCGTTCCTGCTCCCCAACATTCTCCCATATTTGGACATCGCGCTTCGGAGCAAACTGTGTTCAAATCATGGTCGCTAATGGTTTGCGAAACCTCTTTGAATTTCTTGCCGGAGGGTAGCTTTACTCTTAACCAATCAGGCCGGCGCTGGCCGGGTCCTTTTTTGTCAATTACATCAAGTTCTTTAATCATAAATTTACCTACGCCAAATGGCTTTAAATTTCAATCTAAAGGTACGAAAATTGCAAATACGGTTCAGGTACAGAATCCTGTTTGTTGATCTCAACATCAAATACTTCGGCAAAGTGTTTCAGGATTTTCTTTTTAACATCTTCTTCACTCACATACCGACCTGTGCATTCAGATAAACTGGTAACCTCTTTATCATCTATTCCGCAGGGTACAATGTTTTTAAAATAGCTTAAATCGGTATTCACATTCAGTGCAAAACCGTGCATGGTTACCCACCTTGAACAACGAATGCCCATTGCGCATATTTTTTCATCGCCTGCCCAAACTCCTGTAAGACCTTCTATACGACCGGCTTTTACACCAAAATCAGCGCAGGTACGAATGATCACTTCTTCAAGATATCTCAGGTATTTGTGTATGTCTGTGAAATGTTGATCGAGATCGAGGATAGGATAGCCAACAATTTGCCCCGGTCCGTGATATGTAATATCCCCACCACGGTCTATTTCTATATATTCCGCATCAATTTTGGAGAGTTCTGAAAGAGTTTTGAGCAGATGGGCGGAATCACCACTTTTACCAAGTGTATAAACATGGGGGTGTTCAACAAAAAAAAGAATATCATTCAGTTCTTCAGAACCTGAAAGTTCTCCTCTTTTTTTCTTAATCAACAGTTTTTGAGCTCGTTTCTGCAGATCCCATACGGGTCGGTATTCTGCTTTGCCAAGATCATATACATCCAAAAGTCTCTTCATGCAGGAAAGATAACTAAAAAATGTGAAGTGGGTTCATTCCTAAACCCACCTCACGATTATCTCCTTCAACTACATTAAAGATGACTTATTTATCTCTTGGCTATCAGCTTTGAAGTCTAAAAATAATAGGTAAATTAAATTGAACCCGAACCGGCCGGCCGCGCTGCAAACCTGGTTTGAATTTCGCTGTCTTCACAACACGAAGTGCTTCTTCATCACAACCTCCGCCAATTCCACGTATTATTCTTGGATTCTCTACTTCTCCTTTTTCATTAACGATGAATTGGACATATACACGCCCTTCAATGTTTGCCCGAATGGCCATTTCCGGGTATTTAATTTTTTCCTGCAGACTCTGAATTCCCCCAATCAATTCAGGCATCTGCTCAACCAGTACAAAGAACTCCTCTTCTTCGTCCTCCTTATCTCCTTCATCAGCTTGTTTAGGCGGAGCGGGAGGCAGTTCAAGTTGTTGGTTAAAATCCAGTTCCGCGTTGATATCAATGTTCACATCTTCAACGATTTCATCATTAGGTACAGCTACCGGAACCGGTGGCCGGGGAGGTGGCGGAACTTTTATCTCTTGTTTTGTTTGAACAATCTCTTCCATTTCAACTGCCTCTTGCTCCTGAAGGTTCGGCATCTCTGTTTCTCCGGTACTGAAATGAACCTTAGTAAGAACTGTAAGGATCAATAACGCTCCAATGAGGCCTATTTCGAGAAAAATTGTGTAATAGTTTCGCAGGTTTTTTTTAGGCTCAGTACGAATTTTGTGGTCGGGATTTAATCTTTTGTCATCCATAATGTGTCACCTCTCTGTAGTTTTTTATCATACACTGTAGTAGGAGTGTCTCTTTATTATTAATATACCCTAACATTGTTAAGATTATGTGTATATCATCATTATTTTTTCTCAAAGAACTACACCTATATGCTCTGTAAATATCGATTTAAGACCATACTATCTCTTATACTCACCTCTTTACTATTGGTGCAATGTACCTCACAAAAACAGGTTCAAAAGGACCCAAATGACAGATCTGAAATATCACCAAAAAGCAAACAGGATAACTTCAGAATTGTAGGATATTACTCATTGGATACTGCACTGCAAGTAGACCCTTCCAATGTACCCTTTAACCAGGTTACTCATATCAATCTGTGGTTTCTGAATCCCGATTCTCTCGGCAATTATAACGCAGATCTTTCTGGATTATCCAATTTTATTGATGAAGCAGATCGGCACAATGTGAAGATCCTGTTTTCGATAGGAGGCGGCGGAAATTACCCGCATTACGAGCACCTTCTTACGGACAAGTACCGGTCAACTTTGATCGACAACCTGGTTGATGAAGTTTTGGAGTACAATATTGACGGTGTGGATGTAGATCTTGAAGGAAGTGCCATCGACGAAAATTACGAACCTTTTGTGATTGAACTTGGCAACGAGCTGCGTAGACACAATAAGATGATGACTTCGGCTATCGCTGTATATTACAAAGATCAGCTGACAGACAAAGCGCTTGCCCAGTATGATTTTATGAACATAATGGTATACGACCGAACAGGACCGTGGAGGCCCGATCAGCCAGGCCCGCATTCAACCTATCAAAATGCAGTTGAGGATCTTGAATATTTTAATAAGGTGAGAAATATTCCAAAGGAGAAGATTGTACTGGGTGTGCCATTCTATGGATATGCTTTCAGCACCTTGCCCGACTCCCCGCCAAGAAGTATGAATTATGATGAGATAACAGCTCGTTATCCGGGTTCCGAATGGGTGGATGAACTGAGAATGCCAGGCGGCTACACTCTCTATTACAACGGTATTCCAACCATTATAAGAAAAACGGTTTTAGCAAAAAGAGAGGCTTCTGGTATTATGATCTGGCAGCTTTTGGGAGATACAGAGGATGAAAAGTCGCTTTTGAAGACGATTAATGAGGTGGCTTATTCTTATTAGTTAAAAGATCCGCGAAGTTTTCAAAACTTCGCGGATCTGACTCAACTCTATTTCTTCTTCGGCTTTGAGCCCAGATGAACACCTTCGCCGTAAGCTTCTGCTACAGCCTCCATCACCGCTTCACTCATTGTTGGATGCGGGTGAACAGCGCTGATAATCTCATGCCCGGTCGTTTCCAGATCGCGGGCTACAACCGCTTCGGCAATCAGTTCGGTTACGTGTGAACCGATCATGTGGCAGCCAAGCCATTCGCCATATTTCTCATCAAAAACAACTTTTACAAATCCTTCTTCGTGGCCGAGTCCGGTTGCTTTCCCGCTGGCAGAGAATGGGAATTTCCCGACCTTCACATCATAGCCTTCATCTTTAGCCTGTGCTTCAGTGTATCCAACTGATGCTACTTGTGGCTCGCAGTAGGTACAGCCCGGAATGTTGTTATAGTTCACTGGAATTGGATTTTCACCTGCTAACAATTCAGCCAAAACAATTCCTTCATGAGAGGCTTTATGAGCCAGCCAGGGAGCACCAATCACATCACCGATGGCATAAATTCCTTCCGCCGTGGTTTGATAGGTCTCTTTATCCACTTTAATGGAACCTTTTTCCGTTTCTACCCCGGCTTCTTCAAGACCAATATTTTCGATGTTTCCGGTTACTCCAACTGCAGAGAGAACAACATCGGCTTCAACTTCTTTTTCACCATCTTCTGTTTTGATGGTCACTTTCACGCCTTTGCCTTTCTTCTCTACTTTTTCAACAGTGCTTTCGGTCAGCACTTCAATACCTTTTTTCTTGTAGATTTTTCCGAGTTCCTTACCAATATCTTCATCCTCAACAGGAACAACCGTTTTCTGAAGCTCAACCAAAGTTACATCTGTACCGATAGTGTTGTAGAAGTAAGCAAACTCAACACCAATCGCACCGGCCCCGATGATGACCATCTTCTCAGGCTGTTTCTCAAGCTGCATCGCTTTTTCTGAATCGATGATCATCTCGCCATCAATCTCCAGATTTGGAAGTTCTCGCGGACGTGCTCCAGTTGCGATGATAAAGTGATCAGCTTTCACCGTTTCCTGTTCTTTACCATCATCATTCTGAATAGATAGTTCATCACCTGATGTAAAGACACCGGTTCCTTCAAACACTTCAATTTTATTGGCCTTCATCAAAAACTGAACACCCTTACTCATTTTGTTGGCCACATTCCGGCTTCGTTTGATCACCCCCTCAAAATTCACAGAGAAATCTTTCACATCTACACCGTAGTCCGATGCATGGGTGATTGATTCAAATACTTCTGCTGAACGGAGAAGAGCTTTGGTTGGAATACAACCAATATTGAGGCATACACCCCCTAAATGCCTTTTTTCTACAACTGCTGTCTTAAATCCTAACTGCGCTGCCCTGATGGCTGCAACATAGCCCCCGGGGCCGGTTCCAATAACACAAACATCAAATTCTTTTGCCATGATGATTCAAAATCTTAGGTTATTTCATTTATTTATTAGAGAGAAATTTCTTCCGCCCTAACGTCTGAACTTCTATTTATTTATAAGCTCTGAAAGGTAAGGAATCTTGGCGGGATTTATAAATAATAGGCGGCAATGAGTGTACGACAGATTGCACTTTTTTTGTTGAGGGTATGGCGCAAGCGTCTCGCTTGTGACCATTTTTCAGAGCACGAGCGAGACGCTCGCGCTATCTTTTAAACGGCGTACCCAAGCTAAGTGCAATTTATCGCACACCTGCGGCAATTCACATCAAAAGTAAATTTCTTAAGTTGCCTGATTCTACAGATCAAAATCCCCGCGTTTTTTTCTGAAAAAGTAGTCTTTACTGGCATCAACTACCCGCGGTGCCAGTAGCAGAGTTCCTATCATTGTGGGAATAGCCATCATCGCAAACATACCGTCAATAATGTTCACTACAATATCGATGGTGGTAATGGAACCGAGAAAAATTGTTGCAACGTAAAAATAATTGTAATAATGCTGCTTGTCTGCCCCGGCAAGAAAATTGAGGCATTTCGATCCGTAGTACGAATAGGTAAACATGGTGGTGATGCTGAAAATGAAAACACATAGGATCAGCAAATAAATACCAATGGTTGGGATTGCCGTATCAAAAGCAATGGCCGTCATCGTGATTCCATCTACCGTGTTATCTGTCCAGGCTCCGGTCATTAAAAGTGCAAGGGCTGTCATTGTACAGATCAACAACGTATCAATGGCCGGCTCCAGCATTCCCACCAGTCCCTCGCGAACCGGTTCAACAGTTTTTGCTGCTCCGTGTGCCATCGCCTCGGTACCGATACCGGCCTCATTCGAAAATGCCCCCCGGCGAACCCCATTGGATATAACCACCCAAAGAGCACCTCCGGCCGCAGCATTTCCGGTGAAAGCATCACTTACGATTAATGCTAAATACTGTGGCACATCTGTGATATTT includes:
- the lpdA gene encoding dihydrolipoyl dehydrogenase; the protein is MAKEFDVCVIGTGPGGYVAAIRAAQLGFKTAVVEKRHLGGVCLNIGCIPTKALLRSAEVFESITHASDYGVDVKDFSVNFEGVIKRSRNVANKMSKGVQFLMKANKIEVFEGTGVFTSGDELSIQNDDGKEQETVKADHFIIATGARPRELPNLEIDGEMIIDSEKAMQLEKQPEKMVIIGAGAIGVEFAYFYNTIGTDVTLVELQKTVVPVEDEDIGKELGKIYKKKGIEVLTESTVEKVEKKGKGVKVTIKTEDGEKEVEADVVLSAVGVTGNIENIGLEEAGVETEKGSIKVDKETYQTTAEGIYAIGDVIGAPWLAHKASHEGIVLAELLAGENPIPVNYNNIPGCTYCEPQVASVGYTEAQAKDEGYDVKVGKFPFSASGKATGLGHEEGFVKVVFDEKYGEWLGCHMIGSHVTELIAEAVVARDLETTGHEIISAVHPHPTMSEAVMEAVAEAYGEGVHLGSKPKKK
- the lipA gene encoding lipoyl synthase: MIKELDVIDKKGPGQRRPDWLRVKLPSGKKFKEVSQTISDHDLNTVCSEARCPNMGECWGAGTATFMILGDVCTRSCSFCAVKTGRPPEDLDWDEPQRVADAAKKMQLKHVVLTSVNRDERKDGGAPIFAETHKVLREMIEGVTIESLIPDFRGVWDALQIVIDTPPDVLSHNLETVPRLYRNVRPQAKYERSLELLKRCKDQGLRTKTGIMVGLGETREEVIQLMQDCVDHDADVLTIGQYMQPTKMHHPVVEWVHPDQFAEYKEIGETLGLEHVESGPLVRSSYHAERHV
- a CDS encoding FAD-dependent oxidoreductase; translation: MIWAAGVIASPLIKVLDCETDKMGRAMVNRNLTIPGSDSIFVIGDAAHFKDEDGNPLPGLAPVALQMGRYVGISSKAINL
- a CDS encoding glycosyl hydrolase family 18 protein, coding for MLCKYRFKTILSLILTSLLLVQCTSQKQVQKDPNDRSEISPKSKQDNFRIVGYYSLDTALQVDPSNVPFNQVTHINLWFLNPDSLGNYNADLSGLSNFIDEADRHNVKILFSIGGGGNYPHYEHLLTDKYRSTLIDNLVDEVLEYNIDGVDVDLEGSAIDENYEPFVIELGNELRRHNKMMTSAIAVYYKDQLTDKALAQYDFMNIMVYDRTGPWRPDQPGPHSTYQNAVEDLEYFNKVRNIPKEKIVLGVPFYGYAFSTLPDSPPRSMNYDEITARYPGSEWVDELRMPGGYTLYYNGIPTIIRKTVLAKREASGIMIWQLLGDTEDEKSLLKTINEVAYSY
- a CDS encoding iron-sulfur cluster assembly accessory protein, with the translated sequence MALEEENLDDVISSLIDEVDEDESTAAEPEQAVKTTNQKPVMLTERAARQVREIKKNESLEENLYLRVAVEGGGCSGLSYKLGFDIKTDEDKVVESQGMEIIINPKHMMYLEGIEIDYPDGLDARGFTFDNPNASESCGCGSSFAV
- a CDS encoding ATP-binding protein, whose product is MMLPNGEITISSMTPSDLRNLIQTGEGMYLEFKKTTPSENKIAREIGAFANSNGGTILIGVDDHKNITGVRAYFEEEYVLHKAAYERCVPAVKIEIELIHCGNQDVMVVRVPEAEKKPVYNKSKKKRLVFVRRDDKSVLASDEQAEILKMKYSDEGVTFEYGEREQMLFRYLNEYGEITVLKYSQLINVTTYRASKILVNLVSAGVLKLFNRSETDYYTFSHTTK
- a CDS encoding alanine/glycine:cation symporter family protein encodes the protein MPYRNFKHGVEILTGRYDDPNAPGDINHFQALSSTMAATIGMGNISGVAIAIGVGGPGAIFWMWITAIVGMATKFFTCTLSIMYRGEDSNGKVQGGPMYYITEGLGKKWKPLAAFFSLAGLIGCAPIFQANQLTQIIRDTVLAEHSLLGYNTMVLSDSILTAEGFRLSDIIMGIILVTLVSLVIFGGIQRIGSVASRAVPLMVIIYVFTVVYILIINITDVPQYLALIVSDAFTGNAAAGGALWVVISNGVRRGAFSNEAGIGTEAMAHGAAKTVEPVREGLVGMLEPAIDTLLICTMTALALLMTGAWTDNTVDGITMTAIAFDTAIPTIGIYLLILCVFIFSITTMFTYSYYGSKCLNFLAGADKQHYYNYFYVATIFLGSITTIDIVVNIIDGMFAMMAIPTMIGTLLLAPRVVDASKDYFFRKKRGDFDL
- the lipB gene encoding lipoyl(octanoyl) transferase LipB; translation: MKRLLDVYDLGKAEYRPVWDLQKRAQKLLIKKKRGELSGSEELNDILFFVEHPHVYTLGKSGDSAHLLKTLSELSKIDAEYIEIDRGGDITYHGPGQIVGYPILDLDQHFTDIHKYLRYLEEVIIRTCADFGVKAGRIEGLTGVWAGDEKICAMGIRCSRWVTMHGFALNVNTDLSYFKNIVPCGIDDKEVTSLSECTGRYVSEEDVKKKILKHFAEVFDVEINKQDSVPEPYLQFSYL
- a CDS encoding energy transducer TonB, coding for MDDKRLNPDHKIRTEPKKNLRNYYTIFLEIGLIGALLILTVLTKVHFSTGETEMPNLQEQEAVEMEEIVQTKQEIKVPPPPRPPVPVAVPNDEIVEDVNIDINAELDFNQQLELPPAPPKQADEGDKEDEEEEFFVLVEQMPELIGGIQSLQEKIKYPEMAIRANIEGRVYVQFIVNEKGEVENPRIIRGIGGGCDEEALRVVKTAKFKPGLQRGRPVRVQFNLPIIFRLQS
- a CDS encoding NAD(P)H-dependent glycerol-3-phosphate dehydrogenase gives rise to the protein MKKISIIGAGSFGTAIAVVLGHSGYSITIWAREKEVVEGINQNGLNPEYISDVELPKAVSASYTIQETIQDSEMVVFATPSHALREVAGKARDFFTGDEIVVSVAKGIEQDSLMTPSQILVDVLDGVVLEDQIGILTGPSHAEEVSKFKPTAITASAYSQRAARIIQETFMTPMFRVYLNHDILGAEIGGALKNIMAIAAGIIDGAELGDNAKAALMTRGLHEMKRMGCALGASQDTFSGLTGMGDLIVTCTSEHSRNRYVGYNIGQGKSLVEITSGMNMIAEGVKTAKSVTQWSRRNNVEMPITNAVFKVLFENMDPKDAVNELMTRNAKDEIMI
- the plsY gene encoding glycerol-3-phosphate 1-O-acyltransferase PlsY, whose translation is MLSLVVVITVSYLIGAIPSSLWTGKLFFKVDIRDHGSGNAGATNTFRILGWKAGTSVLLFDFGKGLLCTTLVSKLAWRIGDGPIALYPGWELEPMLLIICGVAAVVGHMFPVYANFSGGKGAATACGMLYGIEPISISISLAVFLILMFSTRYVSVGSIFGALTYPITQLILRYGIGWDIDGSILLFSSALAIAIIVKHKGNIKRLLNGTENRVNSFKPAKGRLNKEQQTAA